A segment of the Candidatus Sumerlaea chitinivorans genome:
TTGCGCTCCAGAGATCTCAACGTCGTCTTTTAGGAGACCGTCACTCACCAGACTCCCCAACGCCTCAGATTGAAATAAAATTCTCCGTTACCACTCCGCGTTTGTAAAAGCCTTCTCTCGCCGTTCGCTGCTCCGTAAGCGAAGCTGTCTGCCCAAATCTCAACGGCTCACCACTTGCAGTAGAAATGATCGCATGCCGCGTGAGCTAAACAGCATTGGCCCATCACCCAAAACGTCGCCTAAGTGCTTGATGAACACTCAACGATTGGAGAAGAATGGTTGGCAGCCCACCGAAGCGTCAAGACGGGAATCCGACTATCTCCCGTTCCCCCCGCGCCTGATTAAGGAGACCCCATTTGCCCTCAGTCGCACTGGCTTTGCCGAACTCGCTCCACGTCTTCTTGCGTCTTTAGGCGCCAGTAGGGCTCGCTGCGCGTGAACACCGTGACGCCATCCTGAAGCCGCGGCTCGAGAGGTTCGGGCGACAACGCCCACTCCACGATGTGGTGCTGCTGAATCCGGTGCATCGCCAGCGAAGCCGTTGCGGGGGACGCCGACCGCGCTCGCCCCACGTACCAGACAGGATGCTCAGGGCGGTAGCTCGTCAGATTCGCATGCATGAACGCCCACGCACCGAAGTTCGACGGCTCCTCGCTCACCCATACCCACTCGTCAACATTCTCATATTTTGTGGTAATTTCGCACCACCGCTCGTCCCAAATCGGATAAAACTGCTCCACTCGTACAATTGCGATGTCGTTGATGCCACGTTCTGTCCGCACTGCATCAAGCTCATAGTAGACCTTGCCGCTACAGAACAGCACCCGCCGTGGCGTGCCTTCTCCGGCCGGACCCGGATCATCAAGAATCTCCTCGAAGTAACCACGCGTAAACTCCTCCACAGCTGAACTTGCTTGTGGATTGCGCAACATGCTCTTGGGAGTGAGTACCACAAGCGGCCGGCGGAAGTTCCGCCGCATCTGACGCCGCAAGAGATGGAAGAATTGGGCGGGGGTGGTCGGCTGGCATAGCTCAATATTATTCTCCGCACACGCCCGGATCCATCGCGCCAACCACGCGTTAGAATGTTCTGGGCCCTGTCCTTCGTAACCGTGCGGGAGGAAAAGCACAAGACCGCTGAATTGATCCCACTTCGAAATCGCTGATACAATGAACTGGTCAATGATCACCTGAGCGCCGTTGGCGAAGTCCCCGAACTGCGCTTCCCAGATGATCAGTCGGTGGGGGTCACCGATCGAGTAGCCGTAGTCAAACCCCAGCACAGAGGCCTCCGCCAGCGCGCTATCGTAGACACAGAACTGCGCTTGGTCGGGCGAAAGGTGCGCCAAAGGGATATGCATTTCCCCCGTCGTCTGGTCCCACACCGCCGCATGGCGCTGGCTAAACGTGCCACGTCGGCTATCCTCGCCGCTCAAGCGCACACCCGTTCCCTCCAGCAGTAGACTGCCGAAGGCCAGCCATTCGGCTTGCGCCCACTGCAGGCGGCCACCTTGTTCGACGGTTTCGCGAAATTCCTCGTACAGCCGCCGAATCTTTCGGTGCACCGCAAAATTCGGGGGAAAGTCACACATGCGCTGCGCAATGTGGACGAGGGTTTCGTGTGCGACCCCGGTGGGAATGGGCTCATGAGAGTACTCCCGGCGAAGCCCTCGCCAGCGCCCACCCAACTCCTCGGGAAGGCTCACCGGCTCGGGTTCTCCTGCCGCCTCCTTCGCCGCCTCAAGTTCGCGCTCGTAAGCCGCGCGTTCCTGCTCCACGTCTTGGTCCGTGAGCTCACCGCGGGCCTTAAGCTCCTGCGTATAAATCTGCACCACGGTCGGATGCCGAGCAATTTTCGCGTAAAGCAGCGGTTGCGTGAACGAAGGCTCGTCGCTTTCGTTATGGCCCAAGCGGCGATAACACCACATGTCGATCACGACATCCTTGCCAAAGGTCTGTCGATAATCGAGCGCCAGTTGCACTACCCATGCGACGTGCTCCGGCCGATCGCCGTTCACATGGAAAATGGGGGCTTCCACCATCTTCGCGACATCGGTCGGATACTGCGAGGATTTGTAGTCGAGCGGTGAAGTTGTGAACCCCACCTGATTGTTGACCACAAAATGAATGGTGCCGCCGGTTCGGTAGCCCTTTAGCAGTGAGAGGTTCAGTGTTTCCGCCACAATCCCTTGTCCCGCAAACGCCGCATCCCCGTGAATGAGGAATGGCAGAACGCTTTTTCGGGCCGTATCGCCGCGCAGGGCCTGCTTCGCCCGGACCTTCCCCTCGACCACTGGGTTCACCGCTTCGAGGTGGCTGGGGTTCGACACCAGCGACAAGTGGAGTTTCGTTCCGTCACTCGTCACCACGTCATTCGAGAACCCTTTGTGATACTTGACATCCCCATCGCCGTAGTAGGCGTCGGCGATGAAATTATCCTCGAATTCGTGGAAAATGTCCTCCAGCGGCTTGCGAAGGATGTTTGCCAGCACGTTCAGGCGCCCACGGTGCGCCATGCCGAAGACAATCTCCACGATGCCGGCGGACGGGGCACGCTCCACCAAGTAGTCCATCGCGGCAATAAGGGTTTCCGCACCCTCCAGCGAAAAGCGCTTTTGCCCGCGGTACGTGCGCTGCAGGAAATGCTCAAAAAGTTCCGCCCGCAGGAGCATCCGCCACAATCGCCGACGCTCCGCCACCGACAGCGGCGGCCGGTTTCGCGTCGGTTCCATGCGTTGCTGGAGCCAGCGCCGCTCCGCTCGCTCCTGAATGTGCATGTATTCCACACCAATAAAGCTGCAGTACGTCTCGCGCAGAATCTCCAAAATCTCGCGCAGCGTTGCCGCTTCGACCTGCGGGATGTGATTCGTATCAAAGACTCGATCCAGATCTTCCTCGGTCAGCCCGTAATCGGCCAACTCCAACTCGGGATGCGAAGTCGGATTGTCCCCCAGAGGGTTGATTTGAGCGATGCGGTGTCCGCGAGCCCGATAGTGGTAAACAAGCGAGTCCACCGCCGACTGCTGATGTTTTGCCTCGATTGGGAACGCTTCCGCAGAACGCGCAAACTCAAATCCCTCGAAGAATGCTGCAAGATCCGGCGCCACCGAATTGGGATCCCGTTTCCATGCTTCGTAGGCTTCCTCGAAATATCCCGCACTTAGCCCAAATGCGATTCGTCTACTCATCGCTGCTCGCTCACTAAAGTCGTACCTATTTATTACGAAATCATCTTACACCGTTTGCGCAAGGAAATGCCGCTGATGAGATGGATCCGCCATACCGAATTCCCGAGCGGCATGCCGAAGCCCCCAGTGCGCTGCAAGAATTCCGATTCTCGCCCCGAGCGCATTTTTTCGTGTGTTTTGGCTTTCCGGCTGTAGTATCTACGAAGCAATGCCGACGATTCGCATCCTACCCGACTCACTGGTGAACAAGATCGCCGCGGGCGAGGTGATCGTACGGCCAGCGTCTGTGGTGAAGGAGCTGGTCGAGAACGCCCTCGACGCAGGAGCTCGCCGAATTTGGGTCGAGTTAGGGAATGCGTGTCGCGACATCCGCGTCCGCGACGATGGCTGCGGGATGACGCGCGAAGACGCTCCCTTGGCTCTCTTGCGCCACGCCACAAGCAAAATCGAACATTTCGAGGATCTTTACGAGTTACGCACCCGCGGCTTTCGTGGAGAGGCTCTCGCCTCGATCGCCGCGGTGTCACGCCTCACCCTCCTTACTCGGGCTCGCGGAGAACTCGCGGGAACGCGCGTCGAAACGGAAGGCGGCCGAGAACCACGCGTCGAGGCTGCCGGCGCTCCTGAGGGCACAGACGTTTACGTCCGCGACCTCTTCTTCAACACCCCCGCACGGCTCAAGTTCCTCAAAAGTGCAGTAAGCGAATTGCAGCAGATTCTTACGATTCTCACACGCCAAGCCCTCATCCGCCCCGACGTCGCATTTTCCGTCCGGAACGAAAAAACTTCGCTGATGGAGCTCCCACCCGATCAGCAGTGGGCCGAACGCATCACGATGCTTCTCGGTGGCGAGTTGGCTGAACACCTCTTGGAAGTGGACGCGGAACGCCACGGCGTGCGGGTGCGGGGGTTCATCGTGCGCCCCACGGTCACGCGCAAGGACCGGCGACACCAGTTTTTCTTTGTCAATGGCCGCCCCATCACAAATCGCCAGCTCGCCTACGTAGTTCAAGAAGCCTATCGCGGCGTTATCATGACGCAAAGGTTCCCCATCCTCGTGTTGGATCTCGTGATGCCCGCCGGGGAGGTGGATGTGAACGTCCACCCCACCAAGGAGGAAGTCCGTTTCCGCAACGAGGCCGGCGTCCTCGGTGCAGTTCATCGAGCTGTGGAAGAACGCTTGCGGGCAGCGAACCTGTTGCCAACGATCACTTTTGCGGAGTCGGGACAAGCGCCGCGGCCCTCTCCAATAGCCGGTGCCACGCAAAGCGAATTGCTGCCCACCTCGGCGTGGCTGGAGTCCGAACCGTCTGCCTCGATGCCCGGCGATTTCTCCCGCTACACGAACCATGCGCGAACCGAGACCGCGGCCTTACGAGCTGCCCTTGAAATTGAGCGAATCGTAAAAGGCGAGACCGACCTTGAGAACGCCTTGCAAACGCCGTCGACCAGCGCACAACCGGAGCAAACAACACCCCCTGCCACCGAGGATGCGACCACGCCCTGCAGCGTACGCCCGCTCCAAGCGTCTCTACGCCGCCTCGAGGAATCCCGCTTGGAAGCGACTGCAGCCGACCTCCTGCTGCAAGGAGGCAGTTACCCGGAGCCCCTCGGGCAGATCGCGGGATGCTACATTGTAGCGCGCGCAGGCGACAACCTTTTGCTCGTGGACCAACACGCGGCTCACGAGCGCTTGCTCTACATGCGACTGCGTGAAATCCGCGGCTCCGCCACCATCGCCGTCCAGCCCCTCCTGATTCCCGTCGCAGTGGACGTCGCCGTCGCCAGCCTCCCCTTGATGCAAGAGCTCCTGCCCATCTTCGAATCCTTGGGAATGAAAATCGAGCATTTCGGTGGCCACACTTTTCTTGTCCAGACCCTTCCCGCTGACCTTGCCAACATGGATGTGAGCTCAGTCGTCAGCGACGTGCTTGACGACATGGCAGCGCTGGGGTCCACACGTGACGTTGAAGTACTGCGCGATCGCGTCCTCACACGGATGGCTTGCCGCGCAGCCATCAAGGCCGGTCAGTCACTCCAACTCGAGGAGATGCGAGCTTTGTTGCGCGACATCGTCCATGCCCGGCTTGGTTTCACTTGCCCCCATGGCCGCCCGACCATGATTCTTTTGTCGCGCGAACAACTCGATCGGCAATTTAAACGGGTTGTGTGACAGACCAACGTCATTCCTACTTGCAGCTTTGGGGTAGAATCGCTTGGTGAGTTCCCTGAAAGTAGAATTTTGAGATGAAGTGGGCCAAACTGGAAACTTGGGCAAAAGCTCTCGCGATGCGAGTTTCCACGCTCTCGCGGCCGAAAAAGCTGGTCCTTATCTTCCTCGCTTGGCTCATCCTTGCTGGAGCCGTTTCTCTGCTCGATTGGCGTGCGGACCGCGTGCGCCGCGACTTCACTGCGTATTCTCTGCAGGCTTCCCGCACCCTTTACGCGGGGGGCGATCCCTATGCCCGCGAGGAAGCTCGAACAAGTTACAAGTACTTCCCCCTGAACGCTGTGCTGCTTGGGCCCTTTACCAATCTCCCCATACCAGTGGCGCAAGGAATCTGGACAGCAACGAATTGTTTTCTACTTGGGTTTTGTCTCTACGCCCACCGCCGTTGGATGCCTCGTGATATGCGGATCCCGTGGTGGGTGTGGCTGGTGGCATTAGCAATCGCTGGCCGCTTCTTTATCAAAAACATTCGCCTAGGCCAGTGGAACACCTCGGTCTACTGCTTGAGTTTTCTTGGCCTTCTTGCTTTGCATCGCGCACGCGAGGTCACGGGAGCGCTCACGCTTTCGCTCGCAGCCGCGTTGAAATACATGCCATCCTTCTTCACGCTCTACTGGATAGCCCGCCGCGAATGGCGCAAAGCACTTTTGGTTCTCTTAGGGGGCATCTTTTGGATACTGGTTTTCCCCACCGTGATCCTCGGCCCCACTCGGCATGCAGAGCTCTTAGAAAAATACTGGGCGAAAGCCACCAAGCAATACAAAGGAATGACGGAGGCAGAATACACCTCGAGCCACTCCCTACGCTCCACGCTGGTGCGGCTGACGTCAGACGTAAAACCCCGACTGCCGGACCCCGATCGCTACGACTTCACGGTGGTGCGCTTGGACAAAAATCTCGCCCGAGCGCTTGGCGAAGCAGCTGCGGTTACAGCCCTTGGACTTGCGCTTCTCTTAACGCTTTGGGCCACCCGGCGCGAGAGTTTCCTCCCCACAGAACATCGTGACCTCCTCCTCGTAGGATTTTGGTACGTCACACTCTTGATGATTTCGCCTGAATCCCGCACCCCCCATTTTCTCACACTCTTCACCCCCAGTTTTGCGCTCGCCCTCGCAGCTTCAAATCCACGATACACCCCGAAGATGCGTCGAGCGCTGAAGACATGCCTGGGAGCGGCCATCGTCTTCGCTTTGGGCAATGCAGAGATTTTTGAGCATGCCCGCTACCATCTCATCGCCACCGGCGTCGGCTTTTACGCATGGGCGCAGGTCACACTTGCGATCGGTGTTTTTCTTGCTCTACGCGGATCGGTGGTCTCCTCTCACTCCTCGGGTGACCTACCACACTTTCCTCGTGCATAAACTCCGCCAACCGACGTACAAGCAACGGAAACCGGCACGTACGCTGAACCCAGCGCACAACGCTGTTCTGTGCCGAAGCTCGCCTCGGCTTCATTCGGCACCCAAATAAACCCGTTGGGACATTCCATCCGAGGAGGCAGCTCGATGCTTGGTTATCTGCTCAAACCCGAGATCGAGGCTATGATTCGCGAGGGCGACTTTGCCTCGCTTCGCTCCGCCCTGGAGGATATTCCTCCCGCAGATCTTGCAGACGCACTCAGCGACCTTTCGCCTGAGGATAGTGCGGTCGTGTTCCGCATTCTGCCTCGGCAGGTTGCCGCTGAGGCCTTTGAGTATTTGCCCATTGATCGCCAAGAAAAGATTCTCAAAGCCCTCGGCGACAAGGAAACGGGCGAGCTGTTGGACGCGATGTCTCCCGACGATCGCACGCGCCTCCTCGAGGAGCTCCCCGCAAGCGTCACGCGCCGGCTTCTCACCCTGCTCTCGCCGGAGGAGCTCAAAGTTGCCCAACGCCTGTTGGGCTACCCGGAGGACAGCGTCGGGCGGCGCATGACGCCCGACTACCTTGCTGTCCCTCACACGTGGACCGTTGGCGAAGCCCTTCGATACATTCGAGAAAACGGAAGAAAGTCCGAAACACTCTCGACAATTTACGTCGTGGATGAGCAAGGCCGTCTGGTCGGCGACGCCTCGATCGCCGATATTCTTTTGGCGCCGGACAACGAGTCTGTGGCCGAAGTCATGAACGCAAACGTGCGGGCTCTCAGCGCAACTGACGACCAAGAAAAAGCCATCGATCTTTTCAGTCGAGAACGCCGCGAAGCCCTGCCCGTCGTCGACAGCGAGGGATGCCTGATCGGCATCGTGACCATTGACGACATCCTCGATGTGGCGCAGGAGGAAGCCACCGAAGATATCCAAAAATTGGGCGCAGTCGAAGCTCTCGATGAACCCTACCTGCAGATCAGTTTCTGGCGAATGCTTAAGAAACGCGCCGGTTGGCTTGTTGTGCTTTTCCTGAGCGAGATGCTGACCGCGACCGCCATGTCCCACTTTGAGGATGAAATCGCGCGTGCAGTGGTCCTGGCCGTCTTCGTTCCCCTGATTATTTCCAGCGGAGGAAATTCTGGAAGCCAAGCCGCGACCCTTGTGATCCGCGCAATGGCACTCGGAGAGTTAACCGTCCGAGACTGGTGGCGGGTTGTGCGTCGCGAAGTCGCGTCAGGTTTAGCACTTGGATCAATCCTTGGCACCATTGGCTTTCTTCGCATCACCCTATGGTCCCTTGTGAAACCGGATCTCTATGGTCCGCACTGGGCACTGGTTGCTCTCACTGTGGGCATTGCGCTCGTAGGTGTGGTCCTATGGGGCTGTTTGGCGGGCTCGATGCTACCGATCATCCTCAAGCGCCTTGGCTTTGATCCAGCGGCATCCTCCGCCCCCTTCGTTGCCACTCTCGTGGACGTCACAGGTATTGTGATCTATTTCACAGTTGCCTCATTTATCCTCCGTGGCACATTATTATAGTGGAAGTTGTAAAGCGTTGCCGAGGTCACAACGCCCAACGAAAGAAAGGGGGTGCGCCCGATGGCCTCGGGAGGTGACGTTGAAGCTATTGAGCGGGCTGCCGAAACTTTAAAGCACGCCCATGCTCTACTCGTAACTGCGGGCGCGGGGATGGGGGTGGACAGCGGCCTTCCCGATTTTCGTGGACGAACCGGATTCTGGCGCGCCTACCCCGCCTTCGAACATCTCGGGCTGCGATTCGAAGAAGTTGCAAACC
Coding sequences within it:
- a CDS encoding 2-oxoglutarate dehydrogenase E1 component, translating into MSRRIAFGLSAGYFEEAYEAWKRDPNSVAPDLAAFFEGFEFARSAEAFPIEAKHQQSAVDSLVYHYRARGHRIAQINPLGDNPTSHPELELADYGLTEEDLDRVFDTNHIPQVEAATLREILEILRETYCSFIGVEYMHIQERAERRWLQQRMEPTRNRPPLSVAERRRLWRMLLRAELFEHFLQRTYRGQKRFSLEGAETLIAAMDYLVERAPSAGIVEIVFGMAHRGRLNVLANILRKPLEDIFHEFEDNFIADAYYGDGDVKYHKGFSNDVVTSDGTKLHLSLVSNPSHLEAVNPVVEGKVRAKQALRGDTARKSVLPFLIHGDAAFAGQGIVAETLNLSLLKGYRTGGTIHFVVNNQVGFTTSPLDYKSSQYPTDVAKMVEAPIFHVNGDRPEHVAWVVQLALDYRQTFGKDVVIDMWCYRRLGHNESDEPSFTQPLLYAKIARHPTVVQIYTQELKARGELTDQDVEQERAAYERELEAAKEAAGEPEPVSLPEELGGRWRGLRREYSHEPIPTGVAHETLVHIAQRMCDFPPNFAVHRKIRRLYEEFRETVEQGGRLQWAQAEWLAFGSLLLEGTGVRLSGEDSRRGTFSQRHAAVWDQTTGEMHIPLAHLSPDQAQFCVYDSALAEASVLGFDYGYSIGDPHRLIIWEAQFGDFANGAQVIIDQFIVSAISKWDQFSGLVLFLPHGYEGQGPEHSNAWLARWIRACAENNIELCQPTTPAQFFHLLRRQMRRNFRRPLVVLTPKSMLRNPQASSAVEEFTRGYFEEILDDPGPAGEGTPRRVLFCSGKVYYELDAVRTERGINDIAIVRVEQFYPIWDERWCEITTKYENVDEWVWVSEEPSNFGAWAFMHANLTSYRPEHPVWYVGRARSASPATASLAMHRIQQHHIVEWALSPEPLEPRLQDGVTVFTRSEPYWRLKTQEDVERVRQSQCD
- a CDS encoding DNA mismatch repair protein MutL; this encodes MPTIRILPDSLVNKIAAGEVIVRPASVVKELVENALDAGARRIWVELGNACRDIRVRDDGCGMTREDAPLALLRHATSKIEHFEDLYELRTRGFRGEALASIAAVSRLTLLTRARGELAGTRVETEGGREPRVEAAGAPEGTDVYVRDLFFNTPARLKFLKSAVSELQQILTILTRQALIRPDVAFSVRNEKTSLMELPPDQQWAERITMLLGGELAEHLLEVDAERHGVRVRGFIVRPTVTRKDRRHQFFFVNGRPITNRQLAYVVQEAYRGVIMTQRFPILVLDLVMPAGEVDVNVHPTKEEVRFRNEAGVLGAVHRAVEERLRAANLLPTITFAESGQAPRPSPIAGATQSELLPTSAWLESEPSASMPGDFSRYTNHARTETAALRAALEIERIVKGETDLENALQTPSTSAQPEQTTPPATEDATTPCSVRPLQASLRRLEESRLEATAADLLLQGGSYPEPLGQIAGCYIVARAGDNLLLVDQHAAHERLLYMRLREIRGSATIAVQPLLIPVAVDVAVASLPLMQELLPIFESLGMKIEHFGGHTFLVQTLPADLANMDVSSVVSDVLDDMAALGSTRDVEVLRDRVLTRMACRAAIKAGQSLQLEEMRALLRDIVHARLGFTCPHGRPTMILLSREQLDRQFKRVV
- a CDS encoding putative conserved integral membrane protein yields the protein MKWAKLETWAKALAMRVSTLSRPKKLVLIFLAWLILAGAVSLLDWRADRVRRDFTAYSLQASRTLYAGGDPYAREEARTSYKYFPLNAVLLGPFTNLPIPVAQGIWTATNCFLLGFCLYAHRRWMPRDMRIPWWVWLVALAIAGRFFIKNIRLGQWNTSVYCLSFLGLLALHRAREVTGALTLSLAAALKYMPSFFTLYWIARREWRKALLVLLGGIFWILVFPTVILGPTRHAELLEKYWAKATKQYKGMTEAEYTSSHSLRSTLVRLTSDVKPRLPDPDRYDFTVVRLDKNLARALGEAAAVTALGLALLLTLWATRRESFLPTEHRDLLLVGFWYVTLLMISPESRTPHFLTLFTPSFALALAASNPRYTPKMRRALKTCLGAAIVFALGNAEIFEHARYHLIATGVGFYAWAQVTLAIGVFLALRGSVVSSHSSGDLPHFPRA
- a CDS encoding Mg/Co/Ni transporter MgtE / CBS domain is translated as MLGYLLKPEIEAMIREGDFASLRSALEDIPPADLADALSDLSPEDSAVVFRILPRQVAAEAFEYLPIDRQEKILKALGDKETGELLDAMSPDDRTRLLEELPASVTRRLLTLLSPEELKVAQRLLGYPEDSVGRRMTPDYLAVPHTWTVGEALRYIRENGRKSETLSTIYVVDEQGRLVGDASIADILLAPDNESVAEVMNANVRALSATDDQEKAIDLFSRERREALPVVDSEGCLIGIVTIDDILDVAQEEATEDIQKLGAVEALDEPYLQISFWRMLKKRAGWLVVLFLSEMLTATAMSHFEDEIARAVVLAVFVPLIISSGGNSGSQAATLVIRAMALGELTVRDWWRVVRREVASGLALGSILGTIGFLRITLWSLVKPDLYGPHWALVALTVGIALVGVVLWGCLAGSMLPIILKRLGFDPAASSAPFVATLVDVTGIVIYFTVASFILRGTLL